One part of the Ornithodoros turicata isolate Travis chromosome 2, ASM3712646v1, whole genome shotgun sequence genome encodes these proteins:
- the LOC135386122 gene encoding WD repeat, SAM and U-box domain-containing protein 1-like, which translates to MLQEWKIKQSLDIHAGDVTGCDFFEDTLATCSNDKTVRLWRSDAIGRFAEEEFSPLLGHRYGVNAVRFSPLGSILASCSIDGTAILWNTQRGEQVTQLQHQSAAALRACCFSLSGALLATGGDDETLVLWDLSTRSIIRSLEGHVAMVAACCFSPDSSFLVSGGTGGDLKLWDARYGHGKCLFTRAEAHDLGVMGCDFSPQYEASSAQGTLHSTYILASCGNDDLVKVWKVQVGTHCVITHCFSLEGHSGNVMCCRFSPDGTTIASSAGDHRLIIWDAITGQLLQKLESQQGNYIPCCAFSSDGNILATGSNDRTVLIWSLGEPGTTEDETPSSAESSRPSSGTRHQAPTAHGLAAVGKWSVGDVCDWLDKVGLSQYKPAFQEQCIDGQELLHLTHDSLNTALKIEALGQRNRLLREIHTLKNPLWQHYSLPDDDGTLPEEFYCPITQELMKDPVVAADGYTYERTAIMQWLESGKDTSPMTNETLEHTVVIPNRTFYLLIRKYLA; encoded by the exons ATGTTACAGGAATGGAAAATCAAGCAATCGTTAGACATTCACGCTGGTGATGTTACCGGTTGCGATTTTTTCGAAGATACTTTAGCAACATGTTCCAACGACAAAACTGTTAGACTCTGGCGCTCTGATGCCATAGGTCGCTTTGCTGAAGAAGAGTTTTCCCCACTTTTGGGGCACAGGTACGGTGTGAATGCTGTGCGATTCTCGCCCCTTGGAAGTATCCTCGCATCCTGTTCGATAGACGGAACTGCCATCCTTTGGAACACTCAG AGAGGGGAACAAGTAACGCAACTGCAACACCAGAGTGCTGCAGCGTTACGAGCTTGCTGCTTTTCACTATCTGGTGCCCTTCTAGCAACGGGAGGGGATGATGAGACACTTGTTCTTTGGGACCTCAGCACAAGATCAATCATAAG GAGCCTGGAAGGGCACGTAGCTATGGTGGCCGCATGCTGCTTTTCCCCCGACAGCTCATTTCTAGTCTCAGGTGGGACAGGTGGAGACCTCAAGCTCTGGGATGCAAGATATGGTCATGGAAAGTGTCTGTTCACAAGGGCAGAGGCTCATGACTTGGGAGTCATGGGCTGTGATTTCAGCCCCCAGTACGAAGCAAGCT cTGCACAAGGGACCCTACACAGCACTTACATCCTCGCCTCCTGCGGGAATGACGACCTTGTGAAAGTGTGGAAGGTGCAAGTTGGGACGCACTGTGTCATCACCCATTGTTTCTCACTCGAGGGCCACTCCGGCAACGTTATGTGTTGTCGCTTTTCACCTGATGGGACCACTATAGCATCATC GGCTGGAGACCACAGACTCATTATATGGGATGCA ATTACTGGGCAGCTTCTTCAGAAATTGGAATCACAGCAAGGGAATTATATCCCTTGCTGTGCCTTCTCGAGTGATGGAAATATTCTGGCAACGGGATCTAATGACCGGACAGTTCTAATTTGGAGTCTTGGAGAGCCAGGGACGACAGAGGACGAAACCCCATCATCGGCAGAAAGCTCAAGGCCAAGTTCTGGTACAAGGCATCAAGCACCAACCGCGCATGGCTTGGCTGCCGTTGGAAAATGGTCTGTGGGTGACGTCTGCGATTGGCTCGATAAAGTGGGGCTTAGCCAGTACAAGCCAGCTTTCCAGGAACAGTGCATTGACGGGCAAGAGCTTCTACACCTCACGCACGACAGCCTCAATACTGCGCTCAAGATAG AGGCTCTGGGCCAACGGAACAGATTACTGCGAGAGATCCACACTCTCAAGAATCCTTTATGGCAACACTACAGCCTTCCAGATGATGATGGAACACTTCCTGAGGAATTCTATTGCCCAATTACTCAAGAGCTCATGAAGGATCCTGTAGTGGCTGCAG ATGGGTACACATACGAACGGACAGCTATCATGCAGTGGCTGGAAAGTGGCAAAGACACCAGTCCTATGACCAACGAAACGTTGGAGCACACCGTCGTCATTCCAAACAGGACCTTCTACCTGCTGATCCGTAAATACCTTGCCTGA
- the LOC135386124 gene encoding proclotting enzyme-like isoform X1, with amino-acid sequence MEHSVSGSIAKPAILAWCVLVTFDVLNIAVQASQAECGEKGSSKYRIVGGVESEVGAWPWMALLYLPLSKGNAPEPACGGALITPRHVLTAAHCLRDEERKTRDPTVMKVRLGEHDLETNTESEHADLEVSQVLVHEGYDENLMKHDLGLLVLAQDAPLGRGINLVCLPKDEDQWAELSGKTAVIAGWGAQSDKGKMSSTLQEVMLPILSQTKCEEALEGLVSVDKTVLCASALGKDSCKGDSGGPMVVPDEKSRFTVVGVTAFGVHCGDADFPGVYTRVTEHMDWINENIRTTGP; translated from the exons ATGGAACAT AGTGTTTCGGGGAGTATCGCTAAACCAGCAATCCTTGCGTGGTGCGTACTGGTTACATTTGATGTCCTCAATATCGCGGTTCAAGCAAGCCAAG CAGAGTGCGGAGAAAAGGGTTCATCAAAATACCGCATTGTGGGAGGAGTGGAAAGCGAAGTCGGAGCTTGGCCATGGATG GCGCTGCTGTATCTTCCGCTTTCAAAGGGCAATGCTCCAGAGCCAGCCTGCGGTGGAGCGCTAATCACACCACGGCACGTGCTCACAGCGGCACATTGCTTGCGGGACGAGGAGAGGAAGAC TCGCGACCCGACAGTCATGAAAGTTCGTCTCGGTGAGCATGACTTGGAAACGAACACTGAATCGGAGCATGCGGACTTGGAGGTGAGCCAGGTCCTGGTACACGAGGGCTATGACGAGAACCTCATGAAACACGACCTAGGCCTCCTCGTACTTGCTCAAGACGCCCCCTTGGGCAGAGGAATAAACCTCGTGTGTCTTCCAAAAGACGAAGACCAGTGGGCAGAACTTTCTGGAAAGACAGCAGTCATCGCAGGATGGGGAGCACAAAGCGACA AAGGCAAGATGAGTAGCACTCTACAGGAAGTGATGCTGCCTATCCTTTCGCAAACGAAATGCGAGGAAGCTTTAGAAGGATTAGTCAGTGTAGATAAAACCGTCCTTTGCGCTTCAGCCTTAGGGAAGGACTCGTGCAAG GGCGACTCTGGAGGCCCCATGGTGGTGCCTGATGAGAAAAGTCGGTTCACTGTTGTAGGTGTTACTGCTTTCGGAGTCCACTGCGGAGACGCAGACTTTCCTGGGGTGTATACTCGTGTCACGGAACACATGGACTGGATAAATGAGAATATTAGAACAACAGGACCATAA
- the LOC135386124 gene encoding proclotting enzyme-like isoform X2 yields MEHSVSGSIAKPAILAWCVLVTFDVLNIAVQASQECGEKGSSKYRIVGGVESEVGAWPWMALLYLPLSKGNAPEPACGGALITPRHVLTAAHCLRDEERKTRDPTVMKVRLGEHDLETNTESEHADLEVSQVLVHEGYDENLMKHDLGLLVLAQDAPLGRGINLVCLPKDEDQWAELSGKTAVIAGWGAQSDKGKMSSTLQEVMLPILSQTKCEEALEGLVSVDKTVLCASALGKDSCKGDSGGPMVVPDEKSRFTVVGVTAFGVHCGDADFPGVYTRVTEHMDWINENIRTTGP; encoded by the exons ATGGAACAT AGTGTTTCGGGGAGTATCGCTAAACCAGCAATCCTTGCGTGGTGCGTACTGGTTACATTTGATGTCCTCAATATCGCGGTTCAAGCAAGCCAAG AGTGCGGAGAAAAGGGTTCATCAAAATACCGCATTGTGGGAGGAGTGGAAAGCGAAGTCGGAGCTTGGCCATGGATG GCGCTGCTGTATCTTCCGCTTTCAAAGGGCAATGCTCCAGAGCCAGCCTGCGGTGGAGCGCTAATCACACCACGGCACGTGCTCACAGCGGCACATTGCTTGCGGGACGAGGAGAGGAAGAC TCGCGACCCGACAGTCATGAAAGTTCGTCTCGGTGAGCATGACTTGGAAACGAACACTGAATCGGAGCATGCGGACTTGGAGGTGAGCCAGGTCCTGGTACACGAGGGCTATGACGAGAACCTCATGAAACACGACCTAGGCCTCCTCGTACTTGCTCAAGACGCCCCCTTGGGCAGAGGAATAAACCTCGTGTGTCTTCCAAAAGACGAAGACCAGTGGGCAGAACTTTCTGGAAAGACAGCAGTCATCGCAGGATGGGGAGCACAAAGCGACA AAGGCAAGATGAGTAGCACTCTACAGGAAGTGATGCTGCCTATCCTTTCGCAAACGAAATGCGAGGAAGCTTTAGAAGGATTAGTCAGTGTAGATAAAACCGTCCTTTGCGCTTCAGCCTTAGGGAAGGACTCGTGCAAG GGCGACTCTGGAGGCCCCATGGTGGTGCCTGATGAGAAAAGTCGGTTCACTGTTGTAGGTGTTACTGCTTTCGGAGTCCACTGCGGAGACGCAGACTTTCCTGGGGTGTATACTCGTGTCACGGAACACATGGACTGGATAAATGAGAATATTAGAACAACAGGACCATAA
- the LOC135386121 gene encoding tissue-type plasminogen activator-like isoform X1, translating into MRLSFSFKLLLVLQLVQLPSRVINAQDTEVSSTTATYDAWNATGSEDSVSEDEETEEVEKRLLPQSPYLYRPCARPGYPCSGRGYPRNFNGFFPRPRYPGHRPRDGDLYGDSGSVSESVVFPSEPSDGYCRSPLGVTGRCIPYQDCRFLFDDEFLARRSLCGFTRRVSLVCCPETGRRPQRPGLGGFPGIAQPNNPFPTAPFPQTRPFRNNGGFGRPQFGHNNGFGNNNGFGNGNGFGNNNGFGNNNGFGNNNGFGHTRNPYGNGGFRPTRGFNGGGFGTTRPPYNRGGRPHVKPFPSAVTPSQRPVSLSNRPSGKWGQSNCGISNAPLVRIVGGRESNIGAWPWIALIFIDVHGTGSKSPLCGGALITPKHVITAAHCTFSGNRSLGPDAFIARMGEHDYLSEDDGANPVDARVAEVLRHRDFNPKTYLNDIALLVLKRAVPLGNGINLICLPYGRLQHDTYVNKSANIAGWGELYYGGPSSASLQETRIPVQSLDTCKESFKRTSITFTDNYLCAGSLAGDKDACRGDSGGPLMLLDSQQRFTIIGITSFGRRCAEPGYPGVYTRVAKYLDWINQRIN; encoded by the exons ATGCGACTCTCCTTCAGCTTCAAGCTGCTGCTCGTACTTCAGCTAGTACAACTGCCGTCTCGTGTTATTAACGCACAGGATACTGAAGTATCGAGTACAACAGCCACATACGATGCTTGGAACGCGACGGGTAGTGAAGACAGTGTTTCGGAAGATGAAGAAACAGAAGAAGTTGAGAAAAGGCTGC TGCCACAATCCCCATACCTGTACCGGCCGTGCGCGAGGCCCGGCTACCCATGCTCTGGGAGAGGGTACCCCAGGAACTTCAATGGGTTCTTCCCCCGACCGCGCTATCCGGGGCACAGGCCACGTGATGGGGACCTTTACGGCGATTCTGGCTCAGTGAGTGAATCAG TAGTGTTCCCATCGGAGCCTTCAGACGGATACTGTCGATCTCCCTTGGGTGTTACTGGCCGCTGCATTCCATACCAGGACTGTCGATTCCTCTTCGATGATGAGTTCCTTGCACGTCGCTCCTTGTGCGGGTTCACGCGCCGTGTGTCTCTGGTCTGCTGTCCGGAGACAGGCCGTCGACCACAGCGTCCAGGACTAGGCGGCTTTCCAGGAATTGCACAACCGAATAATCCTTTCCCTACAGCGCCCTTCCCACAGACACGGCCATTCAGGAACAACGGAGGATTCGGCAGACCTCAG TTTGGACACAACAATGGCTTCGGGAACAATAATGGCTTCGGCAACGGTAATGGTTTCGGCAACAATAATGGTTTCGGCAACAATAATGGTTTCGGCAACAATAATGGCTTCGGCCACACTCGGAACCCATACGGCAATGGAGGATTTCGTCCAACACGCGGATTTAATGGCGGTGGCTTCGGAACTACTAGACCACCATATAACAGAGGAGGAAGACCCCACGTGAAACCATTCCCGTCTGCAGTGACCCCATCGCAGAGACCTGTATCCCTGTCGAACAGACCAAGTGGGAAATGGGGACAAAGCA ACTGTGGCATAAGTAATGCGCCCCTGGTGCGAATCGTTGGCGGTCGGGAGTCTAACATCGGTGCATGGCCCTGGATT GCTCTAATCTTCATCGATGTCCACGGCACAGGGTCAAAGTCCCCGCTTTGTGGAGGTGCCCTCATCACACCCAAGCATGTCATCACAGCTGCTCACTGCACTTTCAGCGGGAATCGCTC TCTAGGTCCAGACGCCTTCATCGCACGGATGGGCGAGCATGATTACCTAAGCGAGGATGATGGAGCTAACCCCGTGGACGCTCGAGTAGCGGAAGTGCTTCGTCACCGTGACTTCAACCCCAAGACGTACCTCAACGACATCGCGCTTCTAGTACTGAAACGGGCCGTACCTCTGGGCAACGGTATCAACCTCATTTGTTTACCGTACGGCCGTCTTCAGCACGATACATACGTTAACAAGTCGGCCAACATCGCTGGATGGGGAGAATTATATTACG GAGGGCCGTCGAGTGCTTCTCTGCAGGAGACTCGAATCCCAGTACAAAGCTTGGACACGTGCAAAGAATCATTTAAGAGGACAAGCATCACTTTCACTGACAATTATCTCTGTGCTGGAAGTTTAGCAGGCGACAAGGATGCATGCCGA GGTGACTCTGGAGGACCACTGATGCTTCTCGACAGCCAGCAGCGTTTTACAATCATTGGCATCACTTCCTTCGGCCGACGCTGTGCTGAGCCTGGATACCCCGGGGTGTATACTAGAGTAGCCAAATATTTAGACTGGATTAACCAAAGGATAAACTAA
- the LOC135386121 gene encoding transmembrane protease serine 12-like isoform X2 has product MRLSFSFKLLLVLQLVQLPSRVINAQDTEVSSTTATYDAWNATGSEDSVSEDEETEEVEKRLLVFPSEPSDGYCRSPLGVTGRCIPYQDCRFLFDDEFLARRSLCGFTRRVSLVCCPETGRRPQRPGLGGFPGIAQPNNPFPTAPFPQTRPFRNNGGFGRPQFGHNNGFGNNNGFGNGNGFGNNNGFGNNNGFGNNNGFGHTRNPYGNGGFRPTRGFNGGGFGTTRPPYNRGGRPHVKPFPSAVTPSQRPVSLSNRPSGKWGQSNCGISNAPLVRIVGGRESNIGAWPWIALIFIDVHGTGSKSPLCGGALITPKHVITAAHCTFSGNRSLGPDAFIARMGEHDYLSEDDGANPVDARVAEVLRHRDFNPKTYLNDIALLVLKRAVPLGNGINLICLPYGRLQHDTYVNKSANIAGWGELYYGGPSSASLQETRIPVQSLDTCKESFKRTSITFTDNYLCAGSLAGDKDACRGDSGGPLMLLDSQQRFTIIGITSFGRRCAEPGYPGVYTRVAKYLDWINQRIN; this is encoded by the exons ATGCGACTCTCCTTCAGCTTCAAGCTGCTGCTCGTACTTCAGCTAGTACAACTGCCGTCTCGTGTTATTAACGCACAGGATACTGAAGTATCGAGTACAACAGCCACATACGATGCTTGGAACGCGACGGGTAGTGAAGACAGTGTTTCGGAAGATGAAGAAACAGAAGAAGTTGAGAAAAGGCTGC TAGTGTTCCCATCGGAGCCTTCAGACGGATACTGTCGATCTCCCTTGGGTGTTACTGGCCGCTGCATTCCATACCAGGACTGTCGATTCCTCTTCGATGATGAGTTCCTTGCACGTCGCTCCTTGTGCGGGTTCACGCGCCGTGTGTCTCTGGTCTGCTGTCCGGAGACAGGCCGTCGACCACAGCGTCCAGGACTAGGCGGCTTTCCAGGAATTGCACAACCGAATAATCCTTTCCCTACAGCGCCCTTCCCACAGACACGGCCATTCAGGAACAACGGAGGATTCGGCAGACCTCAG TTTGGACACAACAATGGCTTCGGGAACAATAATGGCTTCGGCAACGGTAATGGTTTCGGCAACAATAATGGTTTCGGCAACAATAATGGTTTCGGCAACAATAATGGCTTCGGCCACACTCGGAACCCATACGGCAATGGAGGATTTCGTCCAACACGCGGATTTAATGGCGGTGGCTTCGGAACTACTAGACCACCATATAACAGAGGAGGAAGACCCCACGTGAAACCATTCCCGTCTGCAGTGACCCCATCGCAGAGACCTGTATCCCTGTCGAACAGACCAAGTGGGAAATGGGGACAAAGCA ACTGTGGCATAAGTAATGCGCCCCTGGTGCGAATCGTTGGCGGTCGGGAGTCTAACATCGGTGCATGGCCCTGGATT GCTCTAATCTTCATCGATGTCCACGGCACAGGGTCAAAGTCCCCGCTTTGTGGAGGTGCCCTCATCACACCCAAGCATGTCATCACAGCTGCTCACTGCACTTTCAGCGGGAATCGCTC TCTAGGTCCAGACGCCTTCATCGCACGGATGGGCGAGCATGATTACCTAAGCGAGGATGATGGAGCTAACCCCGTGGACGCTCGAGTAGCGGAAGTGCTTCGTCACCGTGACTTCAACCCCAAGACGTACCTCAACGACATCGCGCTTCTAGTACTGAAACGGGCCGTACCTCTGGGCAACGGTATCAACCTCATTTGTTTACCGTACGGCCGTCTTCAGCACGATACATACGTTAACAAGTCGGCCAACATCGCTGGATGGGGAGAATTATATTACG GAGGGCCGTCGAGTGCTTCTCTGCAGGAGACTCGAATCCCAGTACAAAGCTTGGACACGTGCAAAGAATCATTTAAGAGGACAAGCATCACTTTCACTGACAATTATCTCTGTGCTGGAAGTTTAGCAGGCGACAAGGATGCATGCCGA GGTGACTCTGGAGGACCACTGATGCTTCTCGACAGCCAGCAGCGTTTTACAATCATTGGCATCACTTCCTTCGGCCGACGCTGTGCTGAGCCTGGATACCCCGGGGTGTATACTAGAGTAGCCAAATATTTAGACTGGATTAACCAAAGGATAAACTAA